A region from the Medicago truncatula cultivar Jemalong A17 chromosome 6, MtrunA17r5.0-ANR, whole genome shotgun sequence genome encodes:
- the LOC25495312 gene encoding RING-H2 finger protein ATL13 — MLILEAAISTGSVVGRTSSVRTANSHLGCCGYGEFGGDLALVENIPDPKVEVGGDGVEKVIIVKLGKYRNVAGGGEGSSSNNVDNRRCFSMGSFAYIMDETSSLQVPIRTPMKQQLSKKKKNVLPLIPGHRIAMSECDCESRRDFKFASFYSARAEDVVKGITSEGAGIGRRRKESFSISKIRLRGKKDKKNGDVADSSRRAVSFRFPLQSNVGSGNDDLKGKNGMFHTRSTVSETKK; from the exons ATGTTAATATT AGAGGCTGCAATTTCTACAGGTAGTGTTGTTGGTAGGACTAGTTCAGTTAGGACAGCAAATTCTCATCTTGGTTGTTGCGGATACGGTGAATTCGGAGGTGATTTGGCTTTGGTTGAAAACATTCCTGATCCAAAAGTAGAAGTTGGAGGAGATGGTGTGGAGAAAGTTATTATTGTTAAGCTTGGAAAGTATAGGAATGTTGCTGGTGGAGGGGAAGGAAGTAGCAGCAACAATGTGGATAACAGAAGGTGTTTTTCAATGGGATcatttgcttatattatggaTGAAACTTCATCATTGCAGGTACCAATTAGAACTCCAATGAAGCAGCAGTTgagtaagaagaagaagaatgtttTGCCTTTGATTCCAGGTCACAGGATTGCAATGTCAGAATGTGATTGTGAATCTAGAAGAGATTTCAAATTTGCAAGCTTTTATTCAGCTAGAGCTGAGGATGTTGTTAAAGGTATTACTAGTGAGGGTGCTGGTATTGGAAGGAGAAGAAAGGAGAGTTTTTCTATATCAAAGATTAGGCTCAGAGggaaaaaagataagaaaaatggTGATGTGGCTGATTCATCTAGAAGGGCTGTTTCATTCAGGTTTCCATTACAAAGCAATGTTGGTAGTggtaatgatgatttgaagggTAAGAATGGCATGTTTCATACAAGGAGTACTGTTTCTGAAACAAAAAAGTAG
- the LOC11412298 gene encoding LOW QUALITY PROTEIN: uncharacterized protein (The sequence of the model RefSeq protein was modified relative to this genomic sequence to represent the inferred CDS: deleted 2 bases in 2 codons) translates to MNAIQVAASNPAIYVRKNYQPHHFLSTPKGLSMNANPLSRTFLIPRAKLSSGLYCVRQSATTAPVLKVYPSNLTQSVPVLKSQKPRHVCLAGGKGMMDNSEDSQRKSLEEAMKSLQEKIQKGEYSGGSGSKPPGGRGRGGGGGNSDGSEEGSTGGMSDETAQIVFATIGFMFVYIYVINGVELTKLARDFIKYLLGGTQSVRLKRASYKCSRFYKKITGQNEVMRMGWKQSITMEHR, encoded by the exons ATGAACGCCATCCAAGTTGCTGCAAGTAATCCTGCAATTTATGTCAGGAAAAACTATCAGCCACACCATTTTCTTTCTACACCAAAGGGATTGTCAATGAATGCCAACCCTCTCTCTAGGACCTTCCTAATCCCAAGAGCAAAACTTTCATCTGGCTTATATTGTGTTAGGCAGAGCGCGACCACTGCCCCAGTATTAAAGGTTTATCCAAGTAACCTAACACAATCTGTGCCTGTTTTGAAATCTCAAAAACCTCGACATGTTTGTTTAGCTGGTGGAAAAGGAATGATGGACAACAGTGAG GACTCCCAACGGAAATCTCTTGAGGAAGCCATGAAAAGtttacaagaaaaaattcaaaagggAGAATACAGTGGGGGAAGTGGGTCCAAGCCACCAGGCGGACGAGGTCGTGGTGGCGGTGGTGGCAACTCTGATGGATCAGAGGAAGGAAGCACTGGTGGGATGTCAGATGAGACCGCTCAAATAGTTTTCGCAACAATTGGCTTTATGTTTGTG TACATTTACGTCATCAATGGTGTGGAACTTACAAAGCTAGCTAGGGACTTCATCAAGTATCTGCTTGGTGGAACTCAGAGTGTTCGATTAAAGCGGGCATCCTACAAATGTTCACGATTTTATAAGAAGATTACTGGGCAAAATGAAGTT ATGAGGATGGGTTGGAAACAG TCCATTACGATGGAACATCGCTGA